One Brachyhypopomus gauderio isolate BG-103 chromosome 15, BGAUD_0.2, whole genome shotgun sequence genomic region harbors:
- the eef1a1a gene encoding elongation factor 1-alpha 1a, which translates to MGKEKLHINIVVIGHVDSGKSTTTGHLIYKCGGIDKRTIEKFEKEAAEMGKGSFKYAWVLDKLKAERERGITIDISLWKFETSKYYVTIIDAPGHRDFIKNMITGTSQADCAVLIVAAGVGEFEAGISKNGQTREHALLAYTLGVKQLIVGVNKMDSTEPNYSQKRYEEIVKEVSTYIKKIGYNPETVAFVPISGWNGDNMLEASPNMTWFKGWKITRKDGSASGTTLLEALDAIQPPSRPTDKPLRLPLQDVYKIGGIGTVPVGRVETGILKPGMVVTFAPVNVTTEVKSVEMHHEALSEALPGDNVGFNVKNVSVKDIRRGNVAGDSKNDPPQEAASFTAQVIILNHPGQISAGYAPVLDCHTAHIACKFAELKEKIDRRSGKKLEDNPKNLKSGDAAIVDMIPGKPMCVESFSEYPPLGRFAVRDMRQTVAVGVIKGVEKKAPSGGKVTKSAQKAQKAK; encoded by the exons ATGGGAAAAGAAAAACTCCACATCAACATTGTGGTGATTGGCCATGTCGACTCTGGGAAGTCAACCACCACTGGACACCTCATCTACAAGTGTGGTGGTATTGACAAGAGAACCATTGAGAAGTTCGAAAAAGAGGCAGCAGAG ATGGGAAAGGGCTCCTTTAAGTACGCCTGGGTGTTGGATAAGCTGAAGGCAGAGAGGGAGCGTGGGATCACTATTGACATCTCCCTCTGGAAATTTGAGACAAGCAAGTACTATGTTACCATCATCGACGCACCTGGTCATAGGGACTTCATCAAAAACATGATTACTGGCACCTCGCAG GCAGACTGTGCTGTGCTGATTGTGGCAGCTGGTGTTGGCGAGTTCGAAGCTGGTATCTCAAAAAATGGCCAGACCAGAGAGCACGCACTTCTGGCCTACACGCTGGGTGTGAAGCAGCTGATAGTGGGCGTCAACAAGATGGACTCCACCGAGCCCAACTACAGCCAAAAGCGCTATGAGGAAATTGTGAAGGAAGTCAGCACCTACATCAAGAAGATTGGCTACAACCCTGAAACTGTGGCATTCGTTCCCATTTCTGGCTGGAACGGTGATAACATGCTGGAAGCCAGCCCCAAT ATGACCTGGTTCAAGGGCTGGAAGATCACCCGCAAGGATGGTAGTGCATCTGGAACTACACTTCTGGAAGCTTTAGATGCCATCCAGCCCCCGAGCCGTCCTACTGACAAACCCCTCCGCCTGCCCCTGCAGGATGTCTACAAGATTGGAG GTATCGGAACTGTCCCTGTTGGTCGGGTTGAGACCGGCATTCTAAAGCCTGGCATGGTGGTGACCTTTGCCCCTGTTAATGTGACCACCGAGGTCAAGTCTGTGGAGATGCACCACGAGGCACTTTCCGAAGCTTTGCCTGGGGATAACGTGGGTTTCAATGTCAAAAATGTCTCTGTGAAAGACATTCGTCGTGGAAACGTTGCTGGGGACAGCAAGAATGACCCACCACAAGAGGCAGCCTCCTTCACTGCTCAG GTGATCATCCTCAACCACCCAGGGCAGATCAGTGCAGGTTATGCCCCTGTACTGGACTGCCACACTGCACACATTGCCTGCAAGTTTGCTGAGCTGAAGGAGAAAATTGACCGCCGCTCAGGAAAGAAACTTGAAGATAATCCCAAGAACCTCAAGTCTGGAGATGCTGCCATTGTGGACATGATTCCTGGCAAACCCATGTGTGTGGAGAGCTTCTCTGAATACCCTCCCCTTG GGCGCTTTGCTGTGCGTGACATGCGGCAGACTGTGGCAGTCGGCGTGATCAAGGGAGTTGAGAAGAAAGCTCCCTCTGGTGGCAAAGTCACAAAGTCTGCTCAGAAAGCCCAGAAGGCCAAATGA
- the slc17a5 gene encoding sialin isoform X1: MEHSSESDTDDYEQPLLHRKEDEGVKRAPVLGSSRYSLAILSCYGFFVAYALRVNLSVAMVDMLNSSSSSNVNSSVCPRHYNPPRPRHNHTASVYDWDSETQGWILGSFFYGYIITQIPGGYMARKYGAKWLLGLGILGTVIFTLLTPVAADLGAGYLIAVRVLEGIGEGVTFPAMHAMWASWAPPLERSKLLTISYAGAQLGTVVALPLSGQICFYLDWTYVFYIFGAVGLLWFVLWSLLVSNSPDSHKRISEVERTYITTSLKNELSPTSDYIPWTSILTSVPLWAIVVAHFSYNWTFYTLLTLLPTYMNDILGFSIKQNGMLSALPYLGCWLLAMGGGQLADYLRETCLLRTVAVRKAFTVVGMIGPAVFLVAAGYTDCNYVLAVVFLTISSSLGGLSASGFNINHLDIAPSYAGILLGITNTFATIPGMVGPVIARSLTKSNTIVEWRTVFFISAGINLFGAAFYSLFGKGTVQPWAVHSLHIQ; this comes from the exons ATGGAGCACTCATCAGAGTCAGACACCGACGACTACGAGCAGCCTTTGCTCCACCGTAAAGAAGACGAGGGCGTAAAGAGAG CGCCGGTGCTCGGCTCCTCACGCTACAGCCTGGCCATCCTGTCCTGCTATGGCTTCTTTGTGGCTTACGCCTTGCGGGTGAACCTCAGCGTGGCCATGGTGGACATGCTGAACAGCAGTAGCAGCAGTAACGTCAACAGCTCCGTCTGCCCGCGGCACTATAACCCCCCTCGCCCCAGACACAACCACACG GCCAGTGTGTATGACTGGGACTCAGAGACTCAAGGCTGGATCCTGGGCTCCTTCTTTTATGGCTACATCATCACCCAGATACCAGGAGGCTACATGGCACGCAAGTACGGTGCCAAGTGGCTGCTGGGCCTGGGAATCCTGGGAACTGTGATCTTCACTCTGCTCACGCCCGTTGCTGCTGACTTGGGGGCCGGCTACCTCATAGCAGTCAGGGTACTGGAAGGCATAGGGGAG GGAGTGACGTTTCCTGCCATGCATGCTATGTGGGCGTCCTGGGCCCCACCGCTGGAGAGAAGCAAGCTACTCACCATCTCGTACGCAG GTGCCCAGCTTGGCACTGTAGTAGCTCTTCCCTTGTCTGGCCAGATATGTTTCTACTTGGATTGGACATATGTCTTCTACATTTTTG GTGCTGTTGGACTTCTCTGGTTTGTCCTTTGGTCTTTACTGGTCAGTAACAGCCCCGACTCACACAAAAGAATATCAGAGGTTGAGAGGACCTACATAACAACCTCTTTAAAAAACGAG CTTTCTCCAACATCAGACTACATACCATGGACCTCCATCCTCACGTCCGTGCCGTTGTGGGCCATAGTTGTCGCCCATTTCTCTTACAACTGGACATTTTACACTTTGCTGACTCTCCTACCCACTTACATGAATGACATACTTGGCTTCAGCATTAAGCAG AATGGAATGCTTTCTGCTCTGCCCTACCTGGGCTGCTGGTTGCTGGCTATGGGTGGAGGCCAGTTGGCAGACTACCTGAGGGAGACCTGCCTCCTCCGTACCGTGGCAGTGCGCAAGGCCTTCACCGTCGTAG gcatgaTTGGGCCAGCTGTGTTCCTGGTGGCAGCAGGATACACTGACTGCAACTATGTCCTGGCGGTCGTGTTCCTCACCATCTCTTCGTCCCTCGGAGGCTTATCAGCATCTGGCTTTAACATCAACCATCTGGACATTGCGCCATC CTATGCTGGAATATTACTTGGAATCACAAACACATTTGCAACTATACCAGGCATGGTGGGTCCTGTGATCGCAAGGTCACTGACCAAATCC AACACCATAGTGGAATGGCGAACCGTTTTCTTCATCTCAGCTGGAATAAATCTGTTCGGAGCTGCTTTCTACTCACTGTTTGGAAAAGGTACAGTCCAGCCCTGGGCAGTACACAGCTTGCATATCCAGTGA
- the slc17a5 gene encoding sialin isoform X2 gives MKVCLWSHQSCHRMLAQPCCSVSTAPVLGSSRYSLAILSCYGFFVAYALRVNLSVAMVDMLNSSSSSNVNSSVCPRHYNPPRPRHNHTASVYDWDSETQGWILGSFFYGYIITQIPGGYMARKYGAKWLLGLGILGTVIFTLLTPVAADLGAGYLIAVRVLEGIGEGVTFPAMHAMWASWAPPLERSKLLTISYAGAQLGTVVALPLSGQICFYLDWTYVFYIFGAVGLLWFVLWSLLVSNSPDSHKRISEVERTYITTSLKNELSPTSDYIPWTSILTSVPLWAIVVAHFSYNWTFYTLLTLLPTYMNDILGFSIKQNGMLSALPYLGCWLLAMGGGQLADYLRETCLLRTVAVRKAFTVVGMIGPAVFLVAAGYTDCNYVLAVVFLTISSSLGGLSASGFNINHLDIAPSYAGILLGITNTFATIPGMVGPVIARSLTKSNTIVEWRTVFFISAGINLFGAAFYSLFGKGTVQPWAVHSLHIQ, from the exons ATGAAGGTGTGTCTGTGGTCTCATCAGTCATGCCATCGTATGTTGGCACAGCCGTGTTGCTCGGTGTCCACAG CGCCGGTGCTCGGCTCCTCACGCTACAGCCTGGCCATCCTGTCCTGCTATGGCTTCTTTGTGGCTTACGCCTTGCGGGTGAACCTCAGCGTGGCCATGGTGGACATGCTGAACAGCAGTAGCAGCAGTAACGTCAACAGCTCCGTCTGCCCGCGGCACTATAACCCCCCTCGCCCCAGACACAACCACACG GCCAGTGTGTATGACTGGGACTCAGAGACTCAAGGCTGGATCCTGGGCTCCTTCTTTTATGGCTACATCATCACCCAGATACCAGGAGGCTACATGGCACGCAAGTACGGTGCCAAGTGGCTGCTGGGCCTGGGAATCCTGGGAACTGTGATCTTCACTCTGCTCACGCCCGTTGCTGCTGACTTGGGGGCCGGCTACCTCATAGCAGTCAGGGTACTGGAAGGCATAGGGGAG GGAGTGACGTTTCCTGCCATGCATGCTATGTGGGCGTCCTGGGCCCCACCGCTGGAGAGAAGCAAGCTACTCACCATCTCGTACGCAG GTGCCCAGCTTGGCACTGTAGTAGCTCTTCCCTTGTCTGGCCAGATATGTTTCTACTTGGATTGGACATATGTCTTCTACATTTTTG GTGCTGTTGGACTTCTCTGGTTTGTCCTTTGGTCTTTACTGGTCAGTAACAGCCCCGACTCACACAAAAGAATATCAGAGGTTGAGAGGACCTACATAACAACCTCTTTAAAAAACGAG CTTTCTCCAACATCAGACTACATACCATGGACCTCCATCCTCACGTCCGTGCCGTTGTGGGCCATAGTTGTCGCCCATTTCTCTTACAACTGGACATTTTACACTTTGCTGACTCTCCTACCCACTTACATGAATGACATACTTGGCTTCAGCATTAAGCAG AATGGAATGCTTTCTGCTCTGCCCTACCTGGGCTGCTGGTTGCTGGCTATGGGTGGAGGCCAGTTGGCAGACTACCTGAGGGAGACCTGCCTCCTCCGTACCGTGGCAGTGCGCAAGGCCTTCACCGTCGTAG gcatgaTTGGGCCAGCTGTGTTCCTGGTGGCAGCAGGATACACTGACTGCAACTATGTCCTGGCGGTCGTGTTCCTCACCATCTCTTCGTCCCTCGGAGGCTTATCAGCATCTGGCTTTAACATCAACCATCTGGACATTGCGCCATC CTATGCTGGAATATTACTTGGAATCACAAACACATTTGCAACTATACCAGGCATGGTGGGTCCTGTGATCGCAAGGTCACTGACCAAATCC AACACCATAGTGGAATGGCGAACCGTTTTCTTCATCTCAGCTGGAATAAATCTGTTCGGAGCTGCTTTCTACTCACTGTTTGGAAAAGGTACAGTCCAGCCCTGGGCAGTACACAGCTTGCATATCCAGTGA